In Longimicrobium sp., a single window of DNA contains:
- the secF gene encoding protein translocase subunit SecF codes for MRLFQNANYPFIQWRTRAYAITALMFAVSLGAMALNYARHGSWLNYGVDFEGGTLVQLDFNRPVEVEQIRAAARQAGHQGWEISTFGTGDNYLVRMENFVEAPGQTVQGRVEQALSSRFSSPRDFRVVRTESVGPKVGDELQFRALMAILLSFAATLVYLWFRFEWRYGLAAIAATAHDILITLGILAVLRSEISLGTVAAFLTIVGYSLNDTIVVFDRIRENMAKPRHGRSYADILNLSINETLPRTVLTGSTSLMTLLSLYIFGGAVIRDFALVLMLGIMIGTFSSIFVASPVLYFLENKFPHKAPKKEQAVRSTHGSRERPRTARSA; via the coding sequence ATGCGACTGTTCCAGAACGCGAACTATCCGTTCATCCAGTGGCGCACGCGCGCCTACGCCATCACGGCGCTCATGTTCGCGGTGAGCCTCGGCGCGATGGCGCTCAACTACGCCCGCCACGGCTCGTGGCTCAACTACGGGGTGGACTTCGAGGGCGGCACGCTGGTGCAGCTGGACTTCAACCGCCCGGTCGAGGTGGAGCAGATCCGCGCGGCGGCCCGCCAGGCGGGGCACCAGGGGTGGGAGATCTCCACCTTCGGCACGGGGGACAACTACCTGGTGCGGATGGAGAACTTCGTGGAGGCGCCGGGGCAGACGGTGCAGGGCCGCGTGGAGCAGGCGCTCTCGTCGCGCTTCAGCAGCCCGCGCGACTTCCGGGTGGTGCGCACCGAGTCCGTGGGCCCCAAGGTGGGCGACGAGCTGCAGTTCAGGGCGCTGATGGCGATCCTGCTCTCGTTCGCGGCCACGCTGGTGTACCTGTGGTTCCGCTTCGAGTGGCGCTACGGCCTGGCGGCCATCGCGGCCACGGCGCACGACATCCTGATCACGCTGGGGATCCTGGCCGTGCTGCGCAGCGAGATCTCGCTGGGCACGGTGGCGGCGTTCCTGACCATCGTGGGCTACTCGCTGAACGACACCATCGTGGTGTTCGACCGCATCCGCGAGAACATGGCCAAGCCGCGGCACGGGCGCAGCTACGCCGACATCCTGAACCTGTCGATCAACGAGACGCTGCCGCGCACGGTGCTCACGGGCTCCACCAGCCTGATGACGCTGCTGTCGCTGTACATCTTCGGCGGGGCGGTGATCCGCGACTTCGCGCTGGTGCTGATGCTGGGCATCATGATCGGCACCTTCTCCTCGATCTTCGTGGCCTCTCCGGTGCTGTACTTCCTGGAGAACAAGTTCCCGCACAAGGCCCCCAAGAAGGAGCAGGCCGTGCGCTCGACCCACGGCTCGCGCGAGCGCCCGCGGACGGCCAGGAGTGCGT